TCAAAAAACGGATCTCCCGCGAAGGGATGTTGTTGTACATTTACCGTACGTTCTGTAGCTATGGAAACAACACTGGGAGAAGCCTTATCAAATACTTCCTGAAAAGCATCTTCCAAAGCTACTGCTTGCGTTTGTGCGGGAGATAGTTTATCGGAACCGTCTGCTTTTAATTGTAATGGATTTTCAGAATGGGAGTCCCCACAGGTAATAATGGGTGATAAAAATGTCCCGATTAATAATGAAGTGGCGGCGACTGCAATGAATTTGAAAGGATTTTGTTTATTCATAGATCGTATATTCTTCTCCTTTGTTTAATTAGACTGGATTCAAGAACATTAGTTCCATACATCCCCATTTCCTCAAATCGAATTTTCCATAAAATACTTGAACGAAAGTTTAAATTTTGGGAACCTTTCCGTATGGCTTCCACAGTTCTTATCCCATTTGCCGAAGGTTTCGAGGAAATGGAAGGTATTATACTCGTAGACGTTCTTAGGCGCGGGAATGTATCGGTTGTTACAGCTTCATTGAATGAAGCACCGGTAGTCGCCGCGAGAAAAACAATTCACCTAACAGATAAAACATTACTCTCCGTAAAAGATCAAATTTTCGATATTATCATTTTACCCGGTGGACAGGAAGGGGCGAAAAATCTTCAAAATTCGGATTTGCTGAAAAAGATAATCTTCAAACACAGGGATCTGGGAAAAGAAATCGGAGCCATTTGCGCCGCACCGAATGTACTCAGAAACTGGGGGATCATCTCGGAAGAGGATAAATTCACCGCCTTCCCCACAAGTCTTATGTTAGGTGAAGGCGGGGTATATACATCGGACAGAATCGTTTCACATAATAAAGTGCTTACGAGTTTAGGGCCCGGGTCTGCTTTTGAATTTGCTCTTTTTATCTTGGAAAAACTGGAAGGAAAGGAAACCAGAATCAAGGTGGAAGCGGCGCTTCACTTACCTTAGTTTATTTCATCTCTTTCGGCGATAATTGCCTGAATGGCGGCGGCTTCGTCAGCATACACTTCCAAATGACTCTCCATTCCGGTAAGCTTAAACACTTTGGCAACGGAACCATGCACATGGCAAACTTTGAGATTGCCATGGTATTTTTTAAGCTTGTACATCGCAGTGACCAAAGTTCCGATCCCGGAAGAGTCCATAAACGGAACTTTCGCTAGATTCACTACAATCTCATACTGCTGAGTTTTGATCTTAGAATCGAGAATGTCCTTTAGCTCTTTGGCATTATAAAGGTCCACTTCTCCTTCCAGAGCAATCACTGGAATTGAATCTATTATGGTCTCGTGAATCAACATTTTGTTTGAGTTTTCATATCAAAAGGAAATGGAAAAGAAAAAAACTTACATCCTAAAAACGCCGAAAGGTTTTCTTTCTTCGTCTCGCTTGGAAACAATCGACAAGGCCCGCCCTAAAGTCACCCTAGTTTCGCTCGGGTCTAAAACCCCATCATCCCACAAACGTGCGGAACTGTAGATAGAAGAAGATTTTTTCTCATAATCGTCTAAGATAGGTTTTTTGAATTTGACTTCTTCTTCCGGAGTAAGTGTCTTTCCTTCCTTTTCCGCCTGATCCAGTTTCACTGTCCAAAGTACATTGGAGGCCTGCTCTCCTCCCATGACCGAAATTTTCGCGTTAGGCCACATCCATAAAAAATCCGGTGAAAACGCCCTACCGCACATTCCATAATTTCCCGCCCCGTAGGAACCCCCAATAACAACAGTTAATTTTGGTACGGTTGTAGTGGAAACCGCATTGACCATCTTTGCTCCGTCTCTTGCAATCCCTGCATTTTCGAATTTTTTCCCCACCATAAACCCTGTTATATTTTGTAAAAATAGAAGAGGAATTCTCCTCTGGTCGCAAAGTTCGATAAAATGAGCGGCTTTCAAAGCACTCTCGGAAAACAGTACTCCGTTGTTGGCAATGATCCCTACAGGATATCCGAAAATTTCGGAAAACCCACAAACAAGAGTCGTCGCATATAATTTTTTGAATTCATGAAAGCGGGAACCATCCACCAAACGGGCGATAATTTCCTTCACATCGTAGGATTTGCGGGAATCTTTTTGGATGATTCCGTAGATTTCCTCTCCCGGATAAAGCGGATCCTGAGAAGGTAGAGAAACCGTTTTCTTTTTGTGATTTAGATTTTTAATAATGGAACGTGTAATTTCAATGGCATGAAAATCGTCTTCCGCAAGATGATCCGTTACTCCGGAAACACGACAATGAACGTCTGCACCACCTAACTCTTCCGGTGTGACGACCTCACCCGTTGCCGCTTTGACAAGAGGTGGGCCTCCCAGGAATATGGTTCCGTTTCCCTTTACGATCACGGATTCGTCGGACATTGCGGGAATATAGGCTCCACCGGCAGTGCAAGATCCCATAACAACCGCTATCTGAGAAATTCCCTTTGCGCTCATATTCGCCTGGTTGAAAAATATTTTACCGAAATGATCCTTGTCCGGAAAAACTTCATCCTGCAAAGGAAGGAATGCTCCGCCGGAATCCACAAGGTATACACAAGGAAGATGATTTTTTTCGGCAATTTCCTGAGCACGTAAATGTTTTTTGACCGTAAGAGGATAATAAGTTCCTCCTTTTACGGTAGCGTCATTGGCAACGATCATACATTCCACGCCTTCAATCCGACCGATCCCAGTTATGATCCCCGCAGATGGAACAACATCGGGATAAACTTCATGAGCGGCAAGAGTGGAAAGTTCCAAAAATTCGGTATCAACATCTAACAAATGCTCAATTCTCTCTCTGGCGGTAAGTTTGCCTCTGGACTTGTGCTTTTCCTGCGCCTTTTCCCCACCACCTAACTTTACTTGTTTAATGGTTTGGCGAATGGGAACAACCAATTCCAAAAATGCGGATCTGTTTTCTTGGAACTCTTTGGCGGAGTTTCGGATGTTAGATAGAATGGTTTCCATGTTTATTCCTCAGGATTTATTTTATTGCGGGAGAAATGAAATGTTTTTGATTTATTTCTGGAATAGGAATCCACCAAATATTCGATCTTAACGGAAAGTTCCTCAGGGCATTCTTCCATTGGCAGATGTTTGGCGGGGACTGTAGCTAGGCCGCTTGTTCGAAGAGTCATTTTGATAAACTCGGTTTGATAAGGGGAAAGTCTGGTATCCTCGTCTCCAACGATGATTTGACGTAGTCCGATCAAAGATTTGACTCCGTCTTCCGCATCTCTCAAAGCATGAGAAGAACGATCCACATTATTCAGATACTCTAGAGTGTTTTTGCGGGCACTACCGGCAAATAACATCTGATAGGTGTCTTTTTCCCAACCTTTCTCGAACACAAATCCCTTTTTAGTTAAAAAGATTTGGTAAAAGAACCTAAGGAAAGGCGGACGAAACAAAAAAGACAATATGAATCCGAAAATAGGAATCCGAAGCAAACTCACCGGAAGATAAAAACGAAATTTCGGTAAATTCAAAAAGCCGTTCACTATGGTTAAGGACTTCACAAGCTCGGGGTGTTCTTTTAACAAAAAAGCAAGTATGGGTAAAGCGTAATCATGAACCACCACATGAACTTTTTTTTCACCTACCAATTTTTCCAAAAAGGAATACAAATGATATGCCTGCATTCTATGGGACAAAGGGGAATTCGGTCTTTCACTTAAACCCACTCCTAAAAAATCGGGAGCAATGACTCTGTATTTTTTTTCCAGAATGCCGATCAACTTTCTGTAATGATAGGAAGTTATTAAAAATCCGTGCAAAAGCAAAACGATCTCATCCTGTTTTCCACTTTCTCTGTAAAAAAAACGGACTCCGTTTACTTCCAAATATTTTCCCGAATTGATATGCTCTTGCAAAGAGGGATTCAAAACTTACTTACCTTCCAATAAATTCGAATACAAATTTCTCAAATAATCTTCTTCAAAATCCAAAAGATCCACGCTCCTACGAGCCATGATTTTTTTCGTATCGGCAAGGAAAGATTCCAACTGATAATGTTTTCCAGCGCTGATCCAGGTGAAAGGATGTTGGTATCCCGAAACTCTTGCATCCAACAAGTTGGAACCGATATCTACGACCGATCCCGTATTCAACATGACTCCGATGGCGATTTTGGCAAAAGGCCCCAATACCGAACCGAATTTGATCGTTCCGGTATTTGTTTCCGAATCACTTAACTTTAATTTTACGATACCGTAATTGTTTTTTAAATCGCTAGTGGTAGCCAAAGCTCCCAGATTCACCCAACTGGAAACAAAGGAATGACCGAGAAAACCTTCATGGTGTTTGTTGGCGTAATCCAAGATAATAGAATTTTCAACTTCTCCGCCGATCCTGCAATTTTTTCCGATCAAACTTCCGCCTGCAATTCTGGCATTATCTATTTGAGAAGATTTACCGATATAGAGGGGACCTTCCAAAAAGCTGAAGGAAGATATTTTGGCCCCTTCGTCCACAAGAATAGGTCCGGTCGAAGTATCGAAAACCACTCCTGGATAAACAGTGACACTCGGGTGAAGATAAAGATGTTTTTCCTTACCTACGATATGAAATCCCGATCCTTTGATTTTATAATTTTTACGGTATTTTTTCCAGTCCTTATTCAGACTGAGTATTTCTTCTATAATGGAAGTAACAACTCTTTGCAATTCCCAAGGCAAATAACTTTCGGCAAGAATCGTCTCATCATACGAAATCTCTTTAAAAGGTAAAAGATCCGGATGTCTTTGCAAAACGAGCCTGGTAAAGCCGGGATCATCTGCCGTATAATATATATTTGCTGACGGGTATTTGAATCGAAGTTTGTCCAACAAATTCATTCCCCCCAAATTCCATTCCAAGAAAGAGTGAAACCTGGAAATGGGGTCTAAAATTTTGGGGCGATTTCGTTCGTCAATTAGGATCGATTTCACGATTTTTTACTCAACGGTTACCGATTTTGCCAAGTTACGCGGTTGGTCCACATTGCATCCGCGTAAGATTGCAATATGATAGGATAACAACTGTAAAGGGACGACTGCAAGTAATGGAACCAAAGGATCTGCAATACTAGGAATCTCGAAAGTGAAATCTGCCATGGATTGGATTTCTTTGTCGCCTTCCGTTACGATGGCAATCACTCTTCCTTTTCTGGCTTTGACTTCCTGGATATTGGAAACCACTTTCTCATAAGATGCGTCTTTTGTTGCAATGAAGACAACCGGCATGTCCTCATCAATCAGTGCAATAGGGCCGTGTTTCATTTCCGCTGCAGGATAACCTTCCGCATGAATGTAGGAAATTTCTTTCAACTTCAAAGCTCCTTCCAAAGCCACTGGAAAATTGAACCCTCTTCCCAGATAAAGGAAGTTACGCGCTTGATAAAAGGATTTGGATATCGTTAAAATTTCATCCGCTTTGGAAAGTATCTTCGCCACTTTATCGGGAATCGTATCCAATCCGAATAACAATTCCTGGTATTGACTGAGAGAGATCGTACCTTTTTTGAGCCCGAGATACATTGCCATCATGGTAAGTATGGTAACTTGAGATGTAAACGCCTTTGTAGATGCGACCCCGATTTCAGGACCCGCATGCAAATAAGCGCCCGCATCGGAAGCACGTGCAATGGAAGAACCCACCACATTACAAACTCCGAAGATCAAAGCTCCTTTTGATTTTGCGAGTTCGATCGCCGCCAAAGTATCCGCAGTCTCACCTGACTGGGATACTGCGATGACGATATCTTTTTCCCCTACGACGGGATTGCGATAACGAAACTCGGAAGCATATTCCACTTCCGCAGGAATCCTTGCCAAATCTTCGAAAAGGTATTCGCCGATAAGACCTGCATGCCAGGAAGTTCCGCAACCGATGAGAAGTAGTCTGTCTGCATTCAAAAAACGATTCAGATACTGATCGATCCCGCTCATAAACAGATGGTGTTCTCTGGATACCAACCGACCTCTCATCGCATCTTTGATGGACTTGGGTTGCTCAAAAATTTCTTTGAGCATAAAATGAGGATAACCACCCTTCTCGATATCTTCCAAATCAAGTTCCAGTTTTTGGATAAAAGGAGTTTTAGTGACATTTTCCAGGTTTTTAACAGTGAGGCTTCCGTCTTTAATCACGGCCATTTCACGATCGTTCAGATAAGTTACGTTGTTCGTATATTCGATGATAGGTGTTGCATCGGAAGCTACGAAAAATTCGTCTTCGCCGATTCCTACAACGAGAGGAGATCCTTTCCTCGCGGCAATCATGGTGCGATCGTCATCTTTGGAAAGAACAACGATCGCATAAGCTCCTACCACTTCGTTCAAAGCAAGGCGGACAGCTTCGTCTATGGAACAATTGTTTTGTTTTTTGATCTCTTCGATGAGATGAATGAGAACTTCCGAATCCGTATCGGAATTGAATTTATGGCCGGCCTTTTCCAATTCCTTTTTGATTGCGGAATAGTTTTCAATGATTCCGTTGTGAATGATCGCAAGTTTACCGTCCGTCGAAGTATGAGGATGGGCGTTTTTATCATTCGGCTCTCCGTGAGTTGCCCAACGGGTATGACCGATCCCTACGGTAGCGGAAAGTGTTCTTGTGCCTATTTCAAGTTCAAGATCGGAAACTTTTCCTTTCTTTTTTACGATCTCGAGATTACCGTTTAACATTGCCACACCGGCACTGTCATAACCTCTGTATTCCAGGCGTTTTAATCCTTTGATGATGACGGGAAGAGCATCTCTCTTGCCTAAATAACCTACGATTCCACACATGATTTTACCCTCTTTAAGGTTTGTTGCAAGTCTTCGTTCGACTTTGCTTCTGCAATGACTCGAAATATTGGTTCGGTGTTGGATGGACGAATATGAATCCATCTGTCTTCTTCGGATAACCAAAGTCCGTCTTTTTCGGATGTTTTTGCTTTTGGAAATCCGTTTCTAAATTTTCCATAAAGCGTTTCCAAAGAAAAACCTTTTGGCAAAGGAAAAGATTGTTTTTCCATATGGATGGAAGGTAAGCCGGAAACAAGTGCATCAATGGTTTTATTTTCTTCCGACATCAGATTCAATATATGTCCGATACCGGACAGAGTGTCCCGTCCGAAAGAAGGAACTTTAGGATCAATGACTCCTCCGTTCCCTTCTCCTCCGAACACTGCTTTTTCGGCTAACATTTCTTCTACGACATTCGCTTCTCCTACTTTGGAGCGGATGACCTTGGCACCGAATAGAGAAGCGACATGTTCATTAAGAAAACTTGTGGATAAATTGACGACCACCTTACTCCCCTTTTTCGAAGAAGAAAGTATGTTTTGCAAAGCAAGGGGAAGAGTCAACTCCTCCGATATGGCGCCCAGCTTGGGAGTGAATAAAACCAAACGATCCGCATCGGGATCAAGTGCAAAACCTATATCTGCTTTTGATTTTAAGAATGCTTTTTCCGACGATTTCAAAGCTGCCGGTGTAGGTTCGGGAGGTCTGGGAAAAGTTCCGTCCGGTTTGCAGTTATGTTCAACCACAACGCAACCTAACTCGCGTAAGAATTTCGGAATTACAAAGGAGCCTGCTCCGCCGACAGCATCTACGAATACTTTGAATTTTTTCTTTTTGATCTTTGGCAGATTGATTCGTGCCAGTACCGATTTGATATGCAAATCTATATATTCTTCCCCGAAACCCACAGTGCCTTTGGGATGAATCATCTCGGGTGAAAACTGAAAACGTTTCAATTGATCAATCAAGGTTTCATTTTCCTTCGCATTGAAGAAAAATCCTTCTTTGGAAATAAACTTAAATGCGTTCCATTCCATCGGATTATGAGAAGCGGAAATCATGATCCCACCGCGTGCTTTCGAAAGTTTAACGACTGCCTTGGTAGTGGGAGTGGGAACCAGTCCCAAAGAAAGTATGGAAGAACCATTTGCCAGTAGAGCGGCCGTTAGTAGGTGTTCCAAATAAGGCCCGCTTGGTCTTGAGTCACGTCCGATCACTACGTTTCCATGATTCATCATGGTTGCGAATGACTGCGCAAATAATAAAGCTTCCGAAAGACCAAACCCGTTTGCTATTTTCCCTCTGACTCCGGAGATGGAAATCATCAGGTTGGACAAATCGTATTCTTTAGAAATTCTCATAAATTCTAATCCAAAATGGCGTTTCCAGAGGGGAAGTCTATTCTTTTAGGTTTTAGGAATGGAGGTTTGAAAAAGTAAATGGCGGAAGGAACGGATTTGGGCGATGACAGGATTGAACTGCCGACCCGCTGCTTGTAAGGCAGCTGCTCTCCCAGCTGAGCTAATCGCCCGTTCGTTCGTATAGTCATTAAAAAACACAGGACTTGGATGTCTAGAGTTTTAGAGATTTTAAAGTTTGGATTTCTTAAGAATTTAGGATTGCCCGAAAATAAAAAAGGCCGCAGCTCTCTGCGACCTTTTCATTCATTAGCTATGGGAAAAAATGTTAGGCGCTAGCCGGTTTAGCTAACAAATTGATTTTTGCAGCCATTCTTGCTTTCTTTCTATCAGCGTTCTTTTTATGAATGAGATTGGTTTTTGCAGCTCTGTCTATCTTAGAAGCGTATTTGGAGAAAAAGCCAAGAGCTTCTTCTTTGTTTCCTGATTTGATAGCTTTCAGCAAACCACGTGCGTATGTACGGATTTCCGTTCTGTCTTGTGAATTGCGCTCTTTTCTGCGCTCTGTGCGTCGAATGTCTTTTTTAGAAGATCGTAAATTAGCCAAGGAATGTCCCCTACGAGGAATTTTTACTTATCTTTTGAGTACCACTCTCCGGGTCAAGGCGAAAGAGAAAAAAATCCGAACCATTTCCCCCGGTTTTCGACCTTTCCAAAGAGAGGAAACCCATGTTTTACAGTTTACTGGAATTTGACAAAGAATTAGCAGAAATCATTACAGAAAAACATTTGGATTTAGGGCTGGTACTCAGATTCGCTATCCTTCAACTTTCCCGCGAGAAAGTCTCTGTTTGGGAAAGGGATTCTTCTTTTTCCGAATACCATAATAGAGTGAATCTCTCACGTTCCGATTTTTTTACATTATATCGCAAGTCTTTAGAGAACGAAGTTGACCCGAACGTACTTCTATCTTATGCTTTTACTGAAGCGTTATTGGATATATTGAGACTGTGACACCGGATAAAGGAAAAGGCAATTATATACGAATCGATTCTATCTCGGAAATAGATCCGAATCGTATGTCCATTTCCCAAATCAATCAAAGATTCATTGATAAAGATGACAATCGTTATGCGCTACGTTTCAACAAGGATACAAGACGCATAGAAATCATAAAGATCACTTCCGCTAAGGAATTTGAAGTAGTGAGCACAACGGGAGATACAAATATCCCTTCCAAACCCACTCTCTCATCGATCAAAGATTTATCCGAAACTTCCAAACGAATTCCCCCGAAAGAATCGGAAAATCAAAACACTCCTCCGGAAGAACCTACCGACTTTCTGATGGAAGGCGATATCGATCTGAATATTATGGATGGAACGGAAACAGTGTCCCATCCGTCCTCTCTCTCACTTGATTCCGATACATCTCCTTCTTTACAACCGAATTTGGAAACAACCGAATTTCGTCCCGCAAGAGGACTCATCGATCATTTCATCAAGATGCTTGGAACTTATAAGGAAAGATCAAACGCAATCATCAAAAACTTACAAGCATCCCGTATTTTTGAAATTACGGGAGATCCCTCAGAAAATAAAAATATTGTAGGGAATTTAGCTAGAGAATTTGAATCACAAGTTTTTGAAGCATTGGATAAAATGGTCGATTTGCATAAAGAAATGTCGTCATATCCTCGTCCAATTACTTATTATATCTCAAAAGCTCCCGCCGACAAACGGGAAGAGATGAAACTTATTGAGTCAGATAAAGATAAGCTGGACAATCTTCATCTATTTGAAATGCAAAGACATGCAGAAACTATCATTAAGGATTTGAAAAAACTAAGTCTTCAGTTGATGAATATTCTGAACTTGAAGACGGAAACACAAGTTAAACAATTACAATATCCCAACCAACTCATGTATGTCGATGCGAAGACTGCATCATTGTATTTTTCGCAAGACTTGGACAAGTCCATTATGGAGGTTGAGAACTGGAAAAAACAAAAATGAATAAAGAACTAGCTGAATCAGAAGTAAAAGCACTATTAGAAAAAATAAGAACAGACTATAGAGAAAATGCCAAACTCCACCCCAAGGCATTCGACATTGTAGAATTCGAAAAAAGATACCTTCAAATCCTCCAACTGAGAGGCAATATAACAAAGTTTATATCGGAAGAAGTGGTTTTTTTAGAACAACTCAAAAGTAAATACAAAGAACTGGTCGCAAAGAAAGAAGCCGGCAAAGGCGAAACACTCAACCGAATTATGGATGAGTCTTTGGAAAGATTGTCCAAATATTCCAAGATAGATTTTCATCCTATGGCAAAAACGGAAATCCGCTATTTTTACGGTGCCATGGTGGATTTTGCGGAAATAGAACTTCCCGTATTATTGAATATATTCAAAGGCACGATCGAATTTTCTCAAATCCAGGACAGCATAGTTC
The nucleotide sequence above comes from Leptospira kobayashii. Encoded proteins:
- a CDS encoding DJ-1 family glyoxalase III, which codes for MASTVLIPFAEGFEEMEGIILVDVLRRGNVSVVTASLNEAPVVAARKTIHLTDKTLLSVKDQIFDIIILPGGQEGAKNLQNSDLLKKIIFKHRDLGKEIGAICAAPNVLRNWGIISEEDKFTAFPTSLMLGEGGVYTSDRIVSHNKVLTSLGPGSAFEFALFILEKLEGKETRIKVEAALHLP
- a CDS encoding STAS domain-containing protein; the encoded protein is MLIHETIIDSIPVIALEGEVDLYNAKELKDILDSKIKTQQYEIVVNLAKVPFMDSSGIGTLVTAMYKLKKYHGNLKVCHVHGSVAKVFKLTGMESHLEVYADEAAAIQAIIAERDEIN
- a CDS encoding carboxyl transferase domain-containing protein; translation: METILSNIRNSAKEFQENRSAFLELVVPIRQTIKQVKLGGGEKAQEKHKSRGKLTARERIEHLLDVDTEFLELSTLAAHEVYPDVVPSAGIITGIGRIEGVECMIVANDATVKGGTYYPLTVKKHLRAQEIAEKNHLPCVYLVDSGGAFLPLQDEVFPDKDHFGKIFFNQANMSAKGISQIAVVMGSCTAGGAYIPAMSDESVIVKGNGTIFLGGPPLVKAATGEVVTPEELGGADVHCRVSGVTDHLAEDDFHAIEITRSIIKNLNHKKKTVSLPSQDPLYPGEEIYGIIQKDSRKSYDVKEIIARLVDGSRFHEFKKLYATTLVCGFSEIFGYPVGIIANNGVLFSESALKAAHFIELCDQRRIPLLFLQNITGFMVGKKFENAGIARDGAKMVNAVSTTTVPKLTVVIGGSYGAGNYGMCGRAFSPDFLWMWPNAKISVMGGEQASNVLWTVKLDQAEKEGKTLTPEEEVKFKKPILDDYEKKSSSIYSSARLWDDGVLDPSETRVTLGRALSIVSKRDEERKPFGVFRM
- a CDS encoding alpha/beta fold hydrolase — encoded protein: MNPSLQEHINSGKYLEVNGVRFFYRESGKQDEIVLLLHGFLITSYHYRKLIGILEKKYRVIAPDFLGVGLSERPNSPLSHRMQAYHLYSFLEKLVGEKKVHVVVHDYALPILAFLLKEHPELVKSLTIVNGFLNLPKFRFYLPVSLLRIPIFGFILSFLFRPPFLRFFYQIFLTKKGFVFEKGWEKDTYQMLFAGSARKNTLEYLNNVDRSSHALRDAEDGVKSLIGLRQIIVGDEDTRLSPYQTEFIKMTLRTSGLATVPAKHLPMEECPEELSVKIEYLVDSYSRNKSKTFHFSRNKINPEE
- a CDS encoding glucose-1-phosphate thymidylyltransferase — its product is MKSILIDERNRPKILDPISRFHSFLEWNLGGMNLLDKLRFKYPSANIYYTADDPGFTRLVLQRHPDLLPFKEISYDETILAESYLPWELQRVVTSIIEEILSLNKDWKKYRKNYKIKGSGFHIVGKEKHLYLHPSVTVYPGVVFDTSTGPILVDEGAKISSFSFLEGPLYIGKSSQIDNARIAGGSLIGKNCRIGGEVENSIILDYANKHHEGFLGHSFVSSWVNLGALATTSDLKNNYGIVKLKLSDSETNTGTIKFGSVLGPFAKIAIGVMLNTGSVVDIGSNLLDARVSGYQHPFTWISAGKHYQLESFLADTKKIMARRSVDLLDFEEDYLRNLYSNLLEGK
- the glmS gene encoding glutamine--fructose-6-phosphate transaminase (isomerizing) gives rise to the protein MCGIVGYLGKRDALPVIIKGLKRLEYRGYDSAGVAMLNGNLEIVKKKGKVSDLELEIGTRTLSATVGIGHTRWATHGEPNDKNAHPHTSTDGKLAIIHNGIIENYSAIKKELEKAGHKFNSDTDSEVLIHLIEEIKKQNNCSIDEAVRLALNEVVGAYAIVVLSKDDDRTMIAARKGSPLVVGIGEDEFFVASDATPIIEYTNNVTYLNDREMAVIKDGSLTVKNLENVTKTPFIQKLELDLEDIEKGGYPHFMLKEIFEQPKSIKDAMRGRLVSREHHLFMSGIDQYLNRFLNADRLLLIGCGTSWHAGLIGEYLFEDLARIPAEVEYASEFRYRNPVVGEKDIVIAVSQSGETADTLAAIELAKSKGALIFGVCNVVGSSIARASDAGAYLHAGPEIGVASTKAFTSQVTILTMMAMYLGLKKGTISLSQYQELLFGLDTIPDKVAKILSKADEILTISKSFYQARNFLYLGRGFNFPVALEGALKLKEISYIHAEGYPAAEMKHGPIALIDEDMPVVFIATKDASYEKVVSNIQEVKARKGRVIAIVTEGDKEIQSMADFTFEIPSIADPLVPLLAVVPLQLLSYHIAILRGCNVDQPRNLAKSVTVE
- the glmM gene encoding phosphoglucosamine mutase, which translates into the protein MRISKEYDLSNLMISISGVRGKIANGFGLSEALLFAQSFATMMNHGNVVIGRDSRPSGPYLEHLLTAALLANGSSILSLGLVPTPTTKAVVKLSKARGGIMISASHNPMEWNAFKFISKEGFFFNAKENETLIDQLKRFQFSPEMIHPKGTVGFGEEYIDLHIKSVLARINLPKIKKKKFKVFVDAVGGAGSFVIPKFLRELGCVVVEHNCKPDGTFPRPPEPTPAALKSSEKAFLKSKADIGFALDPDADRLVLFTPKLGAISEELTLPLALQNILSSSKKGSKVVVNLSTSFLNEHVASLFGAKVIRSKVGEANVVEEMLAEKAVFGGEGNGGVIDPKVPSFGRDTLSGIGHILNLMSEENKTIDALVSGLPSIHMEKQSFPLPKGFSLETLYGKFRNGFPKAKTSEKDGLWLSEEDRWIHIRPSNTEPIFRVIAEAKSNEDLQQTLKRVKSCVES
- the rpsT gene encoding 30S ribosomal protein S20 — translated: MANLRSSKKDIRRTERRKERNSQDRTEIRTYARGLLKAIKSGNKEEALGFFSKYASKIDRAAKTNLIHKKNADRKKARMAAKINLLAKPASA
- a CDS encoding LIC_10450 family protein gives rise to the protein MTPDKGKGNYIRIDSISEIDPNRMSISQINQRFIDKDDNRYALRFNKDTRRIEIIKITSAKEFEVVSTTGDTNIPSKPTLSSIKDLSETSKRIPPKESENQNTPPEEPTDFLMEGDIDLNIMDGTETVSHPSSLSLDSDTSPSLQPNLETTEFRPARGLIDHFIKMLGTYKERSNAIIKNLQASRIFEITGDPSENKNIVGNLAREFESQVFEALDKMVDLHKEMSSYPRPITYYISKAPADKREEMKLIESDKDKLDNLHLFEMQRHAETIIKDLKKLSLQLMNILNLKTETQVKQLQYPNQLMYVDAKTASLYFSQDLDKSIMEVENWKKQK